A portion of the Gossypium arboreum isolate Shixiya-1 chromosome 8, ASM2569848v2, whole genome shotgun sequence genome contains these proteins:
- the LOC108469627 gene encoding chromatin modification-related protein EAF1 B-like isoform X2 — MHGCNSGSALLVNAEVDFMGRVVDGGVGIGVKTSPRRSAIEQAQAELRQEYDVREERRRELDFLEKGGNPLDFKYSNAASVSVQSTSLTDQHAQHFVTSEAKGSFAQSASAHGDSVESSGRPGVPAACEPNSADNLLLFDGENELPEGERKSMHSRKRNTVVPSEQSSHMEGTQNVKESEDSTIFRPYARRYRSKIKRDGGRSSSTDIVHGRGGHGSSLLARGASKDVKASTSEPNNQKEKNISSVTTTKSATSNGDLASKVITSDDKLNMELDGGKPVEETTSHSKGDQFERKADVIASKTMIDDLPKEPTIIEAHKSPVSLAFEEPNLVVGKEQVVSASLERLPGTGATKPENETSSHQLNGVADAKIDRKNISNEEQNSCVAIGTKGLDMESSSTKNSLSLDVNNDNEACINPKNVDSNVNPLEYTSEKEESPALAVGESAKEKNEIKVLDNAAVICDANTSLNQNHSLNDSTVKVEEVRSELQIEGDNSNSNIDKTCASRPQGTMDNFMCEIPEMTFSGITCTDNADTQTSLENHVEMVDKAREDSILEEARIIEAKRKRIAELSVGTLPLENSWKSHWDFVLEEMAWLANDFAQERLWKMTAAAQICKRVAFTSRFKFEEQIRYWKLKKIALTLANAVMDFWHSAEILLTSKDANLGPKTCGHDLMGSRTNKVTEITISELDMDAKECQRHTGKNNGFAIRAYALRYLKYNSSPVPSLLAEAPATPDRISDLGIMDISWDEHLTEENLFYAVHSGAMETYRRSIESYMVQTEKTGSTVQEEVETSAYDARAEFGYDDSVYDEDEGETSTYYLPGAFEGRQSSKLNQKKRKNPMKSYPARQYKVDADLPYKNCGQPSIFMGKRPSSSLNDGSVPAKRVRTGSRQRVLSPFSSAAAARDSQAPTQTDASSGDTNSFQDEQNTLHGGLRTQNSMEVDSIGDFERQQPYDCAGTPAKPKKKKKAKNLGSAYNQGWQLESPVHSEQRDYLKKRPESHHFDSNGTSGLYGQHNAKKLKIMKHQPDSAYDITPNGSIPSPVGSQMSNMPNPSKIIRLIHGSDKGRKAKTPKMSTGQPASGSPWSLFEDQVNFWYLFLKLFFNCCYRYNHALRCFWIYVQALVVLVHDMGPNWQLVSDAINSTLQFKCIFRKPNECKERHKILMDRSGDGADSADDSGSSQPYPSTLPGIPKGSARQLFQRLQGPMEEDTLKSHFEKIILISKKQNYWRSQDLKQIVPVHNSHVIALSQVCPNNLNGGVLTPLDLCDATASSQDVLPFGSQASHVSGLAMLNQGDVGSRLPASGGNSSLQGSSSMVLGNNLSSPSAPLNAAVRDCRYGVPRTSLPADEQHRIQQYNQMLSGRNVQQSNLSLAGSVSGSECGRMLPAANGMGMMCGVNRSMPMSRPGFQGMASSAMLNSGSMLSSNMGGMPSPVNMPPGPGSGQANSMLRPHDTTQLMRSGPNPEQQMQVAPELQMQAQRNGQGIPAFNGLSSAYPNHPQQQQTPPQQSCALSKSRHANLQGSNHATGSQQQVSAMRLAKERQMQPQQLHMHQQQQQPRQPFAASSTLMPQVQPQAQLPISSLQNSSQIQSQASNQPVSLPLTPTSPMPPTSIQRQQKHQLSPHGLGRNPQPGASGLNNQVGKQRQQQSVQQQFQQSSRHHPQQHQQMQSQQQSKLLKGGGRGLINQNVSADHARLNGVSMAPGNQGAKKGEHMIQSQGLYSGPGVSPVQPSKPVVSSQPLNHSQPQQKVMSGAAALSTKQLQQMASHSDNSSQGQVSTVPSGRTLSAVHQSVLPGAMGSHHQHWQLQSQLHQKHANQNHPSIQKMLQQNRQTNSDPSSKSQAEPAQADQQPRNNASQMGTTTTSAMHQAGHDLVNNMVPVVSPSVGGSQWKSPEAVYDPGMPNVATQVGSIGSAPLTTSAGSDPGPSVSQGLGQRQLSGSLPHLGNNSGAQWSHQPQIQQSSTPPSSQQHYQPPEQLQQDQHNSPPQQLPLQQQPQQQTMHLQAAQGSLYHRHSNSKLE; from the exons ATGCATGGATGTAACTCAGGATCTGCGCTCTTAGTAAATGCTGAGGTTGATTTCATGGGAAGGGTTGTTGATGGTGGAGTCGGGATTGGTGTCAAAACCTCTCCACGCAGATCAGCCATTGAGCAGGCTCAAGCAGAACTGAG GCAGGAGTATGATGTTCGCGAGGAAAGGAGAAGGGAACTAGATTTTCTTGAGAAA GGTGGAAATCCCTTGGATTTCAAATATAGCAATGCAGCTTCAGTTAGTGTCCAATCTACTTCTCTCACTGATCAGCATGCACAACATTTTGTTACCag TGAAGCAAAAGGTAGTTTTGCACAGTCTGCTTCAGCTCATGGCGATTCAGTAGAGAGTAGTGGTAGACCAGGGGTTCCTGCAGCTTGTGAACCCAATAGTGCTGACAATCTCTTACTTTTtgatggtgaaaatgagttgccTGAAGGTGAAAGGAAGTCTATGCATTCTCGTAAGAGGAACACTGTTGTTCCATCAGAGCAATCTTCACATATGGAAGGGACTCAAAATGTTAAGGAGTCTGAAGATTCGACTATTTTTCGCCCATATGCTCGAAGGTACAGGTCCAAAATCAAACGAGATGGTGGCCGATCAAGTTCAACAGATATTGTCCATGGTCGAGGTGGTCATGGCTCTTCTTTACTTGCTCGTGGAGCATCAAAGGATGTGAAGGCTTCAACATCTGAACCAAATAACCAAAAGGAAAAAAACATATCCTCTGTTACTACCACAAAATCTGCTACTTCTAATGGTGATTTGGCTTCAAAGGTGATAACTTCTGATGATAAGTTAAATATGGAGTTGGATGGTGGGAAGCCTGTGGAAGAAACGACTAGTCATTCAAAGGGTGatcaatttgaaagaaaggctgaTGTCATAGCTTCCAAAACAATGATAGATGACCTGCCTAAGGAACCTACTATAATTGAAGCTCATAAATCTCCAGTTAGTTTGGCTTTTGAGGAACCTAATCTTGTTGTAGGGAAGGAGCAGGTAGTTTCAGCAAGTCTTGAACGCTTACCTGGTACTGGTGCAACAAAACCTGAAAATGAAACTAGTTCTCATCAGCTAAATGGGGTTGCTGATGCTAAAATAGATAGGAAAAACATATCAAATGAAGAGCAAAATAGCTGTGTGGCAATAGGGACAAAGGGCTTGGATATGGAGTCATCTTCTACTAAAAACAGCTTAAGCTTAGATGTAAATAACGATAATGAAGCGTGTATTAACCCCAAAAATGTTGATTCTAATGTTAATCCCTTGGAATACACATCAGAAAAAGAAGAGTCACCAGCCTTAGCTGTTGGTGAATCGGCAAAAGAAAAGAATGAGATCAAGGTTCTTGATAATGCTGCTGTCATTTGTGATGCTAATACTTCCTTGAATCAGAACCACTCACTTAATGATTCTACTGTCAAAGTGGAGGAAGTAAGATCTGAATTGCAAATTGAG GGTGATAATTCTAACTCCAACATAGACAAAACTTGTGCTAGTAGGCCCCAAGGCACAATGGATAACTTTATGTGTGAGATTCCTGAGATGACTTTCTCAGGAATAACCTGTACTGATAATGCTGATACACAAACTAGTTTGGAGAATCATGTGGAAATGGTGGACAAGGCacgtgaagattccattttggaaGAGGCACGGATTATAGAG GCTAAGCGGAAAAGGATTGCAGAGCTGTCTGTTGGTACCTTACCTTTGGAGAACAGCTGGAAATCTCACTGGGACTTTGTTCTTGAGGAGATGGCATGGTTGGCAAATGATTTTGCTCAG GAGCGTCTTTGGAAGATGACTGCTGCTGCTCAAATATGCAAACGTGTTGCTTTTACTTCACGATTTAAATTTGAAGAACAAATTCGATATTGGAAACTCAAAAAAATAGCTTTAACCCTTGCTAATGCTGTCATGGACTTTTGGCATTCGGCAGAGATCCTACTAACTAGTAAGGATGCAAATCTTGGTCCAAAAACCTGTGGCCATGACTTGATGGGGTCAAGGACCAATAAAGTTACTGAGATCACAATTAGCGAACTAGATATG GATGCAAAGGAGTGCCAGCGGCACACTGGAAAGAACAATGGATTTGCTATCCGGGCATATGCTCTTAGATATTTGAAATATAATAGTTCCCCTGTTCCATCACTCCTAGCTGAAGCACCAGCAACTCCTGACAGGATATCTGACTTGGGCATTATGGACATTTCTTGGGATGAACACCTAACAGAA GAAAACCTGTTCTATGCAGTTCATTCTGGAGCTATGGAAACCTACCGAAGATCTATTGAATCTTATATGGTACAGACTGAG AAAACTGGAAGTACTGTGCAAGAGGAGGTTGAAACATCTGCTTATGATGCGAGAGCAG AGTTTGGATATGATGACTCTGTGTATGATGAGGATGAAGGAGAAACAAGTACATATTATTTGCCTGGAGCCTTTGAGGGGAGACAATCATCAAAATTAAACCAGAAGAAGCGAAAGAACCCAATGAAATCATATCCTGCAAGACAATATAAAGTGGATGCTGATTTGCCATACAAAAATTGCGGCCAACCTTCCATTTTCATGGGAAAAAGGCCTTCCAGTAGTCTAAATGATGGTTCCGTTCCTGCAAAACGTGTGCGCACTGGCTCCAGGCAGAGGGTTTTAAGTCCATTTAGCAGTGCAGCAGCTGCCAGGGATTCACAGGCTCCAACACAAACTGATGCTTCTAGTGGAGATACTAATTCTTTTCAGGATGAACAGAATACATTGCATGGAGGATTACGGACCCAAAACAGCATGGAGGTTGATTCAATTGGGGACTTTGAAAGGCAGCAACCATATGATTGTGCCGGAACACCAGCAAAacctaaaaagaagaaaaaagccaAAAATCTT GGTTCGGCATACAATCAGGGTTGGCAGCTGGAGTCTCCTGTTCACAGTGAAcag AGGGATTATTTGAAAAAGAGACCAGAGAGTCATCATTTTGATTCTAATGGAACCAGTG GTTTATATGGACAACATAATGCCAAGAAGTTGAAGATAATGAAGCATCAGCCTGATAGTGCTTATGACATCACTCCAAATGGATCCATCCCTTCACCAGTAGGGTCCCAAATGAGTAATATGCCCAACCCAAGCAAAATCATTAGATTAATTCATGGTAGTGACAAGGGTAGAAAAGCCAAAACGCCTAAG ATGTCTACTGGTCAGCCTGCTTCTGGTAGTCCATGGTCACTATTTGAAGATCAGGttaacttttggtatcttttctTGAAATTATTCTTCAATTGCTGTTACCGTTACAACCACGCCTTGAGATGTTTCTGGATTTATGTTCAGGCACTTGTTGTCCTTGTACATGACATGGGTCCAAATTGGCAGCTTGTAAGTGATGCCATCAACAGTACTCTTCAGTTTAAG TGCATATTCCGCAAGCCTAACGAATGTAAGGAAcgccacaaaattttaatggatagGAGTGGAGATGGAGCTGACAGTGCTGATGATTCAGGGTCCTCACAGCCATATCCATCGACATTGCCTGGCATTCCGAAG GGAAGTGCCAGACAGTTGTTTCAACGTTTGCAAGGGCCGATGGAAGAGGATACTCTGAAATCTCATTTTGAGAAAATTATACTAATTAGCAAGAAGCAGAACTATTGGCGGAGTCAG GATTTGAAGCAGATAGTTCCAGTCCATAATTCTCATGTTATTGCTCTTTCACAAGTCTGCCCAAATAACTTAAATGGAGGGGTTTTAAC GCCTCTAGATCTTTGTGATGCCACTGCATCAAGCCAAGATGTTCTACCCTTTGGATCTCAGGCTTCTCATGTTAGTGGTTTAGCAATGTTGAATCAAGGAGATGTGGGATCAAGGCTTCCTGCCTCTGGAGGAAATTCCTCACTGCAGGGATCTTCTAGTATGGTTCTTGGAAATAATTTATCATCACCATCTGCCCCACTCAATGCAGCTGTGAG GGATTGTAGATATGGTGTTCCTAGAACATCTTTACCAGCTGATGAGCAGCATAGAATCCAACAATATAATCAAATGTTATCTGGCAGGAATGTTCAGCAGTCCAACTTATCTCTCGCCGGGTCTGTTTCTGGATCAGAATGTGGTCGTATGCTACCTGCTGCTAATGGTATGGGCATGATGTGTGGGGTAAATAGAAGCATGCCAATGTCAAGGCCGGGCTTCCAAGGAATGGCATCATCAGCAATGCTGAATTCTGGCAGCATGCTGTCCTCCAATATGGGGGGAATGCCAAGCCCTGTCAATATGCCCCCTGGGCCAGGTTCTGGTCAAGCCAATTCAATGTTAAGACCTCATGACACCACACAGCTGATGCGA TCTGGCCCCAATCCAGAGCAGCAAATGCAAGTGGCACCTGAGCTCCAAATGCAGGCTCAAAGGAACGGCCAAGGAATTCCTGCTTTCAATGGGTTGAGTTCTGCTTACCCTAATCATCCTCAGCAGCAGCAAACACCTCCACAGCAGTCTTGTGCACTGAGTAAATCTCGTCATGCGAATCTTCAGGGTTCTAATCATGCTACTGGGTCACAACAGCAAGTGTCTGCCATGCGCTTAGCTAAAGAAAGGCAAATGCAGCCGCAGCAGCTTCATATGCATCAGCAACAACAGCAGCCACGGCAACCGTTTGCTGCATCCAGCACTTTGATGCCACAGGTTCAACCTCAGGCCCAACTTCCTATCTCTTCTCTTCAGAATAGTTCCCAGATTCAATCTCAAGCTTCAAATCAGCCAGTATCACTCCCTTTGACACCAACTTCACCAATGCCTCCTACCTCAATTCAGCGGCAACAGAAACACCAGTTGTCCCCTCATGGGCTTGGTAGAAATCCCCAACCTGGTGCTAGTGGGTTGAACAATCAGGTAGGCAAGCAACGGCAGCAGCAGTCAGTGCAGCAGCAGTTTCAACAGTCTAGCAGGCACCATCCTCAGCAACATCAACAAATGCAGTCTCAACAGCAATCTAAACTTTTGAAGGGAGGGGGAAGAGGACTGATCAATCAGAACGTTTCTGCTGACCATGCTCGTCTGAATGGCGTTAGCATGGCCCCTGGCAACCAAGGTGCCAAGAAAGGAGAGCATATGATACAAAGTCAAGGCTTGTATTCTGGGCCAGGTGTGAGCCCTGTCCAACCATCTAAGCCTGTAGTTTCTTCTCAACCTTTGAACCATTCCCAGCCACAGCAAAAGGTAATGTCTGGGGCAGCAGCGCTTTCTACAAAGCAGCTCCAGCAGATGGCTTCCCATTCCGATAATAGTTCTCAAGGCCAGGTTTCCACAGTGCCTTCTGGTCGTACACTATCAGCTGTGCATCAATCCGTGCTGCCAGGAGCTATGGGTTCACACCACCAGCACTGGCAGCTACAATCACAGCTGCACCAAAAGCATGCTAATCAAAACCATCCGAGCATTCAAAAGATGCTTCAACAGAATCGACAAACAAATTCTGATCCTTCCAGCAAATCTCAAGCTGAGCCAGCTCAAGCTGACCAACAGCCTAGGAATAATGCCTCACAGATGGGTACAACCACAACATCGGCAATGCATCAGGCTGGCCATGATTTAGTTAATAACATGGTACCGGTTGTTTCTCCTTCTGTTGGTGGTTCTCAGTGGAAATCACCAGAAGCAGTGTATGATCCTGGTATGCCAAATGTTGCCACTCAAGTGGGATCCATAGGCAGCGCTCCTCTTACAACTTCAGCTGGTAGTGATCCAGGACCTTCTGTCAGCCAAGGGCTAGGGCAGAGACAATTATCCGGCAGCTTACCCCATCTTGGAAATAATTCTGGGGCACAATGGTCACACCAGCCACAGATACAACAATCTTCCACTCCACCATCATCTCAACAACACTACCAGCCACCAGAGCAATTACAACAAGATCAGCATAATTCTCCCCCACAACAGCTGCCATTGCAGCAGCAGCCACAACAGCAAACTATGCATCTGCAAGCAGCACAGGGCAGCTTGTATCACAGGCATTCTAATTCTAAGCTTGAATGA